In Carya illinoinensis cultivar Pawnee chromosome 7, C.illinoinensisPawnee_v1, whole genome shotgun sequence, the following are encoded in one genomic region:
- the LOC122317049 gene encoding COP9 signalosome complex subunit 5a-like, giving the protein MEPFPSSSSASSSLIGMAQKTWELENNIIPMDTPTTNPDPASDAIFCYDDVAQVKFQQEKPWANDPHYFKRVKISALALLKMVVHARSGGTIEVMGLMQGKTDGDAIIVMDAFALPVEGTETRVNAQADAYEYMVDYSQTNKQAGRLENVVGWYHSHPGYGCWLSGIDVTTQMLNQQFQEPFLAVVIDPTRTVSAGKVEIGAFRTYPEGYKPPDEPVSEYQTIPLNKIEDFGVHCKQYYALDITYFKSSLDCHLLDLLWNKYWVNTLSSSPLLGNGDYVAGQISDLAEKLEQAENQLSHSRFGPLIAPPPRKKEEESQLAKITRDSAKITVEQVHGLMSQVIKDILFNSVRQSNRSRTEPSGPEPMIET; this is encoded by the exons ATGGAACCCTTCCCTTCCTCctcttctgcttcttcttccCTAATAGGAATGGCGCAAAAGACCTGGGAGCTCGAGAACAACATTATACCGATGGACACTCCAACGACCAACCCGGACCCGGCCTCCGACGCCATTTTCTGCTACGACGATGTCGCCCAGGTCAAGTTCCAGCAGGAGAAGCCGTGGGCGAACGACCCCCACTACTTCAAGCGCGTGAAGATCTCTGCCCTGGCGCTGCTGAAGATGGTGGTCCACGCTCGCTCCGGTGGGACCATCGAGGTCATGGGTCTCATGCAGGGCAAGACCGACGGCGACGCCATTATTGTTATGGACGCCTTTGCCTTGCCCGTAGAAGGCACCGAGACTAGGGTTAATGCGCAGGCAGATGCCTACGAGTATATGGTCGATTATTCCCAGACAAACAAGCag GCAGGGCGATTGGAGAATGTGGTTGGGTGGTACCATTCTCATCCTGGCTATGGATGCTGGCTTTCAGGAATTGATGTTACAACACAAATGCTAAACCAGCAATTTCAGGAACCTTTTCTGGCAGTTGTTATAGATCCAACAAGGACTGTTTCTGCTGGAAAAGTTGAGATTGGAGCATTCAGGACATACCCAGAAGGATATAAGCCTCCAGATGAGCCTGTCTCTGAGTATCAGACCATCCCACTGAATAAGATTGAAGACTTTGGTGTACATTGTAAACAG TATTATGCTTTGGATATCACTTACTTTAAGTCTTCTCTTGATTGCCACCTCTTGGATCTGCTATGGAACAAGTATTGGGTGAATACTCTTTCATCTTCACCTTTATTGGGCAATGGAGACTACGTTGCAGGACAAATCTCTGATCTGG CTGAAAAGCTAGAGCAGGCAGAGAACCAACTATCTCACTCCCGCTTTGGACCACTAATAGCACCCCCTCCGAGGAAGAAAGAG GAAGAATCTCAACTTGCTAAGATTACTCGGGATAGTGCAAAGATAACTGTGGAACAAGTTCATGGTCTAATGTCACAG gTTATCAAAGATATCCTTTTCAACTCCGTGAGGCAATCCAACAGATCTCGAACAGAGCCATCTGGCCCTGAGCCAATGATTGAAACCTGA
- the LOC122315610 gene encoding protein KAKU4 produces MATVFRSRRASEPRSGGKVVRGRRFAAPRTPYERPRLTNPGASENPSWLSRLLYSPTRLIASGAGKILSTVFSPEPSSSSASASSSGGDSSFDDDIENDDDDISTRMDNRLIQKDGSSEMIKRHRNEPQTPVGKSETKRLIEQLLMQETFSREECDRLTMIIKSRVGDCLTSTDAEDGRPNIDMPDLCSTAVMEAKKWLEEKKLTDSKDLDHAAGTLNSVSLPPVTEVEGGSPVDMARSYMRGLPPWASPSANHIEFKSLSPVGIRPYKEETPYSFGGNSASSSKLKRESPGTGSWNIQEEIRRVRSKATEEMLRTLPSSKIDWSQFALERKSSLNSLATEKLEDGDGDRRHKSTQPIDTSLNLAIGEASNGFSVSVTQDVLQKEVLSHNPDIIASKKNQDLEATQIFSEKGGSQDGMEGILSDGKRVQSSADMETQTPCDAGPGNVDGPKDDIMTNEQHNSTVGGTAQDSTVPDRKCFASKEMAGTGSGLAANGFPSSGSSLSAGRDAEQNPVPHDRENNHISTSHGKIAASAPMEETCELLSEAFIEVPNVNDNDGIAPCDVPNVNENDSVADDSLDSSSMQNEELSEDLSQPNSKDTVAGKAINIVEKQRGKQTNRYNRKGKGRGRGRSK; encoded by the exons ATGGCAACCGTTTTCAGATCTCGCCGAGCCTCGGAGCCCCGATCGGGAGGAAAAGTGGTACGAGGCAGGCGGTTTGCCGCCCCGAGGACTCCGTACGAGCGGCCAAGATTGACGAATCCAGGTGCTTCCGAAAACCCTAGTTGGCTCTCCAGGCTCCTTTACTCCCCCACTCGTCTCATTGCTAGCGGCGCCGGAAAAATATTGTCTACTGTTTTCTCTCCCGAGCCTTCGTCTTCTTCGGCTTCTGCCTCGTCCTCCGGTGGCGATTCAAGTTTCG atgatgatATTGAGAATGATGACGATGATATATCTACTCGGATGGATAATAGATTGATACAG AAGGATGGATCATCAGAGATGATCAAGCGCCATAGGAATGAGCCCCAAACACCAGTTGGCAAGAGTGAGACTAAGCGTCTAATTGAACAGTTACTTATGCAGGAGACCTTCTCAAG GGAAGAGTGTGATCGCTTAACTATGATCATTAAATCAAGAGTTGGGGATTGTCTCACTTCCACAGATGCAGAGGATGGGAGACCAA ATATAGACATGCCTGATCTCTGCAGCACAGCTGTTATGGAGGCAAAGAAATGGTTGGAGGAGAAGAAGTTGACAGATTCAAAAGATTTGGATCATGCAGCCGGCACTTTGAATTCTGTTTCGTTGCCACCA GTTACCGAAGTTGAAGGCGGTTCACCAGTGGATATGGCCAGATCGTACATGCGGGGACTTCCTCCATGGGCCTCTCCTTCTGCAAACCATATTGAATTTAAATCCCTATCGCCGGTAGGTATACGGCCTTACAAGGAAGAAACACCATATTCATTTGGTGGGAATTCTGCATCATCATCCAAG CTGAAAAGGGAATCTCCTGGCACTGGCTCATGGAATATTCAGGAGGAAATACGAAGAGTGCGATCGAAGGCAACAGAGGAGATGCTAAGGACTCTGCCATCCTCTAAAATTGACTGGTCTCAATTTGCTTTAGAACGTAAAAGTAGCCTGAATTCTCTAGCGACTGAAAAACTAGAAGATGGTGATGGAGATAGAAGGCACAAATCTACACAACCAATAGATACTTCTTTGAACTTGGCCATAGGAGAAGCATCTAATGGCTTCTCAG TTTCAGTGACACAAGATGTGCTGCAAAAGGAAGTTTTGTCACATAATCCAGATATTATCGCTTCCAAAAAAAATCAG GATTTGGAAGCCACTCAAATCTTTTCGGAAAAAGGAG GCTCACAGGATGGCATGGAAGGGATATTAAGTGATGGAAAAAGAGTTCAATCTTCAGCAGATATGGAGACTCAAACACCCTG TGATGCTGGTCCTGGAAATGTTGATGGTCCAAAGGATGATATTATGACAAACGAGCAGCATAACTCCACAGTGGGAGGAACCGCACAAG ATTCAACAGTACCCGACAGAAAATGCTTTGCATCAAAAGAGATGGCTGGAACAGGAAGTGGATTAGCTGCTAATGGTTTCCCTTCTTCAGGATCTAG CTTATCTGCAGGACGAGATGCAGAACAAAATCCTGTGCCCCATGACAGGGAAAACAATCACATCAGTACCAGTCATGGTAAGATAGCCGCAAGTGCCCCTATGGAAGAAACCTGTGAGCTTTTGAGCGAGGCTTTCATTGAGGTACCGAACGTAAATGACAATGATGGCATAGCCCCTTGTGATGTTCCAAATGTAAACGAGAACGATAGCGTAGCAGATGACTCCCTAGACAGTTCTAGTATGCAGAATGAAGAGTTGTCTGAGGACCTTTCTCAGCCAAATTCAAAAGACACTGTGGCAGGCAAGGCTATCAACATTGTTGAGAAACAACGGGGAAAGCAAACCAACAGATACAATAGGAAGGGCAAGGGTAGGGGAAGGGGCAGGAGCAAATGA